One bacterium genomic window, CTCGCGCTACCTAGCAAGCCGCATGATTGAGCCCGTTAAAACTATCGCCCATCATTTAACCTTAATGGACCCGGCCAGCATGAAAGATTGGGAACCACTCATTGTCCCTAAAGCTGGTGATTATTTAAAAGATATCGTCAGTGGGGTTAATCACCTGTCGCGTCGCGTAAAAACAGCACTTTATACGGTAAGCCGCACCAATCGTTACCTGGCCCATGAACTACGAAACCCACTCGCTATCATTTTGGGCGAAGCCGAAATGGCCCTCATGCGCGACAAAATGACAGATGACGAATATAAAGCTGTGTTAAAGAGCTCGCTTGAAGAAATTGAGCGTATGAAAAATGTGATTGAAACGGTTTCTCGCCTCTCACTCAAACAACGCAACAGTTACAAACCTTCGCCGTGTGAATTAGTCAATTGGCTTAAAACAAATAAGCCCGCCTGGGATAAAATTTTGGGTGATGAATTGGTTACTCATTTCGAAACCGATCAGGCAGTCGTTGTTCTGGATCAAGATCTTCTATACCGCCTGGTGGACAATTTAATACGTAACATTAAAGTACATGGTCAAAGTAAAGCCAGTTTAACGTTAAATAAAACCGATAGCAAAGTAGAGCTTGTTGTTGAAGACGATGGACTAGGGATGTCAGACGAGCTTTTAAACGAGCTTAATACCGGACAATCGACAAATAGCAAAATTGGCATTGGTCTTTCTCTATGCTTGGAAATAGCCTCTATTTGCGGTTTTAAACTTATATTTAAAAATAAAACGACTGGTGGCCTTAAAACAACTATTGTGCTCGAGTAAGCTTGATAATATACCTCCATCATGAACCTTACTTTTTTGGGTGCCACCGGAACCGTTACCGGGTCCAGATATCTTATAAGTACAGGACGCAAAAATATTCTTGTCGATAGCGGTTTATTTCAAGGCTACAAACATTTGCGCCTGCGCAACTGGGATAAACCTCCTTTTAGTCCGCGCGATATTCATGCTCTTCTTTTAACCCATGCCCATATCGATCATTCGGGATACATTCCCGTTTTGGTTAAAAACGGCTTTAAGGGACCTATTTATTCCTCCATAGCAACACGCGATTTATGCAAAATTCTTTTGCCCGATTCGGGTTATTTACAGGAAGAAGAAGCTCACTACATTAACAAGCGCGGTTACTCCAAACACAAACCAGCTCTTGCACTTTACAACCGAGAAGACGCTGAAAAATGCCTGCATTTTTTTAAACCTGTTCCTGTAAATAAAAAAATCTCTCTTGGGGCCGATATGTCGTTTACTCTGAAGCCTGCAGGACATATTTTGGGCGCCAGCACCATCACGCTATCATCAAAAAATAAAACGATCGTTTTTTCTGGCGATTTAGGCAGACCACACGATCCTGTTACCAAACCGCCACTTCCTATTCACAAAACCGATTATTTAGTCATTGAATCGACCTATGGAAACCGTGTCCATGTTAAAACAGATATTTTAAACGAGCTGGGGCAACTGTTAAACAAAACACTCTCTCAAGGCGGAACAGTTATTATTCCTGCTTTTGCGGTAGGACGTACTCAACTTATTTTGTACTATCTGGCGCTTCTTAAAAAACACGGGCTACTACAAAATGTCCCCATTTACCTCAATAGCCCCATGGCCACAAACGTAACCGAAATTTTTTGCAAACATCACCGCGAGCACCGCTTAACTCTAGAAGATTGCGAAAACATGTGTCGTCATGTCACCTTAATTAATAATCCGGAGCAATCCAAAGCCATCAATTTTAAAACTGGCCCCATGATCATCATATCAGCCTCTGGAATGGCTACAGGGGGCCGAGTTGTTCACCACATTAAAGCCTTTGCTCCTAACCCTAAAAATCTTTTACTCTTTACCGGCTTTCAGGCTGGAGGCACCCGCGGGGCCTTAATTGTAAATGGGGCCAAAACAGTAAAAATTCACGGTGAAGTTGTCGATATCAATGCCCAGGTGGCTAATTTGGATAGTTTATCGGCACATGCCGATAGCGATGACATTATCTCGTGGCTAAAAAATTTTAAAAAGCCCCCCATTAAAACATTTATTACTCATGGCGAACCGGATGCTGCCGAGGCTTTGCGCCGGCGCATTTCCGACGAGCTAGGCTGGGAAGCCTGCGTGCCGCAATATGGAGACAAGGTAAAACTGGTATGAACAATACAAACTGCCTGCATATTAAACGACTTGGAATCGATACTTATCAGGATTCGGTCGTCTATATTCGCGCGTCCTCCGGCGTTTGCAGGTCCGAAGGTTTTGAAGCACACACACAGGTAAAATTATCGGCCCAGGGCAAGAGTATTGTTGCTACCTTAAACGTGGTGCACGATCATCTCTTTCAGGAAGATGAAATTGGTTTTTCAGAGGCGGCCTTTAAACGGATGGGGCTTCCCGAAAACACTTTGGTGGCCATCAGTCATGCCGAACAAGCATCCTCCATGGCTTACGTACGCGGAAAAGTTTACGGCAACAAATTATCGTCACCCGCCATGCATGCCATTGTTGCCGATATTGTCGGCGGCAAATATACCGACATTCAACTATCTTCATTTATTACAGCGTGCGCCACCGGCAATTTGGATATTGATGAAATTACACACTTAACCCGTGCCATGATTGATACAGGCGAAACCGTATCGTGGGAATCTCCCATCGTTGTCGATAAACACAGTGTGGGTGGGCTACCCGGCAATCGCATTACCCCAATTGTAGTTTCTCTTGTTACTTGCCATGGGCTAACCATGCCTAAAACATCATCACGCGCCATCACCTCTCCTTCGGGCACGGCCGATACCATGGAAGTAATCACACCGATTAATTTAGACACCAAAAAAATGAAACAGGTGGTGCACGATACCGGCGGCTGTTTTATTTGGGGAGGGCATGTGCGTTTTAGCCCGGCCGACGACATTTTAATTAGAGTAGAACGTGTTTTAGATCTGGATAGCGAAGGCCAGATGATTGCCTCAGTACTTTCTAAAAAGAAAGCAGCAGGTTCTACACATGTGGTTATCGATATGCCACTTGGCCCCACAGCCAAGGTGCGCGACATGCAAACCGCACGGCTTTTAGAACGTTTTTTTATCGATGTCGGCTTAAAAATAGGACTAACAGTAGAAGTGATTATTACCGATGGCGTAGAACCCGTAGGATACGGCATAGGGCCCGCCCTGGAAGCACACGATATTTTAGCCGTGCTCCAAAACCACAACAACGCCCCTGCCGATTTAACTGAAAAGTCTCTTGTCTTTGCCGGAAAAATTTTGGAAATGGCAAAAGTATGCCTTAAGGGTGAAGGTATTGAAGTATGCCGTAACACTTTAAAATCGGGAAAAGCTTTTCAAAAATTTATTAAAATCTGTAATGAGCAAGGGGGCTTTTGCCCACCCGCAATTGCGCCCATACAACATCCTGTTTTAGCCACTGCCAGCGGAACCCTTACTGCATTTAATAACCGGAAACTGGCCATGATTGCCAAGCTTGCGGGTGCACCCAAAGCGCCTTTAGCGGGTGTTAAACTGCACAAAAAATTGGGAGATATTGTAGAAAAAAACGATGTTTTGTATACACTCCATTCCGAAACTCCGGGAGAATTAGCGTATGTTCTTTCTTATATCCAAACTAATGAAAGTGTTGTCACCATTACACCGTAAAATTTTATGATTTTATCTTATCCTCAAAATTATCCGCTCTCTCAAAATTTATCGCAGCTTACGGGCAATAACCTTGTGAACTGGAAAATTCATACTTTTCCGGACGGGGAAAATCTGGTGACCCTACCAGATAACATTCCGGAAAAAATTTATCTTGTGTGCGATTTATCGCATCCCAATAGCAAAATACTCGATCTCCTTTTTTTAAGCGATGCTCTTAAACTAAACGGAGCCAGTCACATTACACTTGTAGCCCCCTATTTGCCCTACATGAGGCAAGATACTGTATTTCATAAGGGCGAACTGGTTACATCCAAAGCTTTTGCAAAACTCATCTCAAGCTATTTTGACAAACTCATTACAATCGACGCTCATTTGCACCGCTTTAAAAAATTGGAAGAAATATATTCTATTCCCTGCATCAATCTGGAAGCAGCAACACTCATTGGAAAGTGGATTAAAAACAATGTAAAAAACCCGCTCATCGTGGGGCCCGACGCCGAAAGTTTGCAGTGGGTTGAAAAGGCCTCAAAAGAGGCACAAGCCCCCTTTGTGGTATGCGAAAAAAACCGTTTGGGTGATAACGAAGTAAAAATTACAATTAGCGGGCTTGATGCCTATAAAAATTTAAATCCCGTTTTAGTGGATGATATTATTTCATCGGCCCACACTTTAATTGAAGCATCACGTGTGTTAAAAAATGCCGGTTTTAAAAAGGTGGGCGCCGTGGCTACTCATGCTTTATTTTCGGAAAATGCCTTTCAATTATGCATAAGTGAACAAATAACACCGCTTGTAACTGCCAATACTATTGCTCATTCTACTAATGAAGTAAATGTGGCCTCACTGATCCCCATATGATTCAAAACAACCTTACGTGGAATAAAAATAGCTTCAACCTTATCTATAGCTTCTGCCGTAACACAATATAACGAACCATCTATTACATGCTCAAACCCCAACCAAACGGGCGCATCCATCATTTTTTGCTTTCTTCTTGGCGCTTTTTTTAATAAGACTTTCCCCGATAAAATAAAAAATGCACCGTTAGGCTCATGGCCCTCGTAAAATAAAATCTGGCCAGCGCGGAATGTTAACTTTAATCCGTTCTTAACCATTTTTTCCATGGTCGATGCTGAAGCCGCCGTGTTATAGGGGTTTATAGAACAATACGGGCAAAACACTTTACCTCCATTGTATTTTTTATACAAAGGAGTAGGCCGTTTAAAAATGATCTGTATCAGTATTTTTTATGAAAACAAACACCCTTTGCCAAAACTGTAACACCCGCGAAAAGAGTATTTTTTGTGATTTATCGCATGAACATTTAAAAGAAATGGACAGCGTTAAAACCACCAATACCTACAAAGCGCATCAGGCTATTTTTTATGAGGGCAACCGTCCTTACGGGCTCTATTGTGTATCCAGTGGCAAGGTAAAACTTTATAAAATGGATGCTGACGGCAATCAAAAGATTGTGCGCATTGCAGGCCCTGGCGATATTTTGGGTTACCGCTGTTTATTATCGGATGAACCCTACACCGCTACAGCCGAAACTATTGAAGAAGCTAAAATCTGTTTTGTAGATAAAACGACCTTTACCGATATTATTGAAGCCGACCCCAAAACAACCCATAATCTTTTAAAAACTCTCTCCATCGAACTGCGTCAGGCTGAGCAAGAAAGCTTTAATGTAGTACATAAGAGTGTGCGAGAACGCGTTGCAGAACTTTTACTTATTTTTAACAAACGTTTTGGCCAAAAAGTAAAAGATGGTTTTCTACTCGACATTTCATTATCGCGCCAGGAATTAGCCGATTGTGTGGGTACCACTCAAGAATCTGTGATCCGTACCTTAAGCGACTTTAAAAAAGAAGAACTGATAAGCGAAAGTGGCAAACAAATTATCATTACCGATGTAGAAAATTTAATCGACGCAGCCAACCTTCCCGAATAATTTTATGTCGAAAGCTTTTACCAAAGAAGACGACAAGCAAGATGATGATAGCGGCGACATCAATGCGCCTCCTATCCCTAAAGGCTCAAAGAATTACATCACACCTCAAGGTTTTAAAAAATTAAAGGATGAATTGCACGACCTCTTAACAGTGAAGCGCCCCGAATTAACGGCCATCATAAACTGGGCCGCTAGTAATGGCGATAGAAGTGAAAATGCCGATTATATTTACGGCAAAAGACGCTTAAGAGAAGTGGATAAAAGAATTCGTTTTTTGGAAAAACGGATTGAAGCGGCGGAAGTGACAGATCCCACACAGAATAAATCAACCAAAGTATTTTTTGGAGCCACCGTGACAATTGAAGACGAAAACGGTGAACAAAAAACTTATTCCATTGTAGGTATTGACGAAACGGATTTTAAAAAAAACAGGATCAGCTGGATATCCCCCATGGCCACTTCCCTATTAACCAGGGAAGTGGGCCATTTAGTGAGTGTTAAAACTCCGGGAGGAATAAAAGAGTACGAAATTATCTCGATAACCTACCTACCCCTTGATTGATTTCCTTGCTGCCACCAGAATTCCGGCCAAAACAAACACCATCATCAGTGATGACATCAAATTCGTTTGGGACGCATTTAAGCTGCAACCACCTCCACCACTACCAGCATTACCGATGGTCCCCGAATCAGCCTCTAAAGTGCAAGTACTGCTGCAATCATCACCGTCGGTGGTATTACCATCATCACATTCCTCGCTATCGGCTTTGGTACCATCACCACAAACAACGGCAGGGGCTACTTCTTCAATACACAACGCACTACAACCATCACCATCGCTAGTATTACCATCATCACATTCCTCGCTATCGGCTTTGGTACCATCACCACAAACAGCGGCAGGGGCTACTTCTTCAATACACAACGCACTACAACCATCACCATTGGTAGCATTGCTATCATCACATTCTTCGGTGCCGGCAAGCACACCATCTCCGCAAATAGGTTCATCCACTGCGCACACGCTACTACAACCATCGTTATTGATGAGATTACCATCATCACAAACTTCGGTGCTGGATTGATCGATCACACCGTTGCCGCAAACAGGAAAGTTTAAAAGCTGGCCGAAGATTTCAAACTCGTTATTAGCAAGAGGAGCTACATCATCATCACCACGCCAAACCGTCACGTACGTATTATTTTCCGGTAAATATCCAGCTACAGGCCAATTCCCCATATACAATGCAGAACCATACCCACCCATATCCGATACGGCAAAGTTGTTATCAATTTTGGTTCCGTTGGCCGCCATTCTTTGGGCAAATATTTCTATTTCGTCTGCTGTCGTGCTATAGGGCGCTTGCCGTGTAGCTCCATACCAAACCACCAGATATTCATTGGCAATAGAATTATAAACAATCGAGGGATGATGTGCCGAAGCATCGGTGTTGTCATCCCTACCACTGTTACTGATTCTCACATCATCCATCATGGTTCTATTTCCATTCACATCCAAGATTTGTCCAAAGACTTCAAGTTTACCATTTCCAACATCGTCATCTTCTCCGTACCAAACTACAAAAAATTGTTGATTGACGGGATTAAAAGCAACAACCGGGTATTTCGCACCATAAGCTCGATTATTACCCGGACCCATTTGGCTAATTTGAAAATCGTTATTGCCGGTTTGCACACCGCTTGCCGTTAAAAACTGACCATAGGCTTGATAGTCGATTTGATTAGCTGGAATGCCGTCGGCATGAGCCGCATCATCCGCCCAAACAACCAGGTACCGATTATTAATGGAATCATATTCAATAGAAGGACCAAAAGCGTTATTCCCACGGACATTACTAATCTGAAAATCATTATCGCCAATTTCTCCAGCTACGGCATTTAAACGCTGAGCAAAAATATGTGTTTGAGCATTTGCCGTCAGTCTTGCTGTCCACACAACCAAAAATTCATTTTCGACAGAATTATAAGCTACAGATATCGTCGACTCATATAATTCAACATTTCGCCCCACTTCTTTCATGCTACTTATTTTTAAACGTGACCCTACCAAAGAACCGTCAATTCCAACAAGTTGGGCATAAACCTCGAATTCTTCATCAACTAAAGAGCCTGTGTTATCATCCGAAACCCACACCACCAAAAATTGCTTGGTAGTGGTATTATAGGATACGGCCACTGCCTCTGGTCTGTAAGGTGAAGAAGCATTGGGCCCCATGCTGCTGATACGAAAATCGCTCACTACTGTGGCCCCGGTACCATCCAAAATATGTCCAAACACTTCATGTTCGTCATTGATACCAGTACCTTCCCCCACCCATGCAACCAAACATTTCGTTTCATAAGGTGCACATACAACCTCAGGCTGCGGAGTTGAAACAGTTAAATTTATATTTCCTTCCCCCCCCCCATCTGGCTAATCCTAAAATCATTAGCCCCAATCTCACCCGCAACGGCTTGGGTTAAAAAGATAAGATTCATTAAAACCGACAAAAAAACCGATAAAAACTGAATTCCCTTTTTCATAAAATCACTCCAATTATTAATAGTTCCTTTAAAAACGCCCGAGATTACTCTCAAGTGCACTATGTTAATTATCGCAAATTTATGAAGTAAGGTTGTTTAGAAAAATATACGAATGTGCAAAAACTGATAACAAACTGTCATCAGTTTTTGGCGGTAAATCAGCAACTTTTCCTTAAACATAACGATAATGACACAGTTTTTTATTCAAAGTTTTATCAGGAGCAGTCTGCATGAAAAAAACATTCCTATTTTTAATTATTTTTACTTTCTTATCTTTCATCAAAATTGATCATGTTTATGCACTCAATTGTCAGGTGGGTCAGGCTCCTTATACGAACATCCAATCCGCTATCAACGATACCAATTGTACTCATGTGGGTATTCCGATTGGAACTTATAATGAAACTCTCTCTATTAACCGGAGTGTAACTTTAATCGGAGAAAATCGTCAGCAGACAATTTTAACAGGAAGCAACGCTCATCGTATTATCCAGATTGCCTCTCAAACGCCGCCCCAAAGTATCATTACGATCAAAAACCTGACAATAACTGATGGCTACTCTGACTCAATGGGAGCAGGTGTTAGCTGCAGACCTTCGTTTCTCAATCCAGGCGATACGTTGTTGTTAAACCTGGAACGGGTGAATGTGATCAACAACAGAGGAGAATATGGTACCGGTGGACTTCATGCCGTTTCTTGCAATATTGACATCAAAAATTCTCTTTTTGAAAACAATGCTTCGGCTCAAAGTAACGGGGCCATTGATGTTGCCAATGCGGAATATACCAATATTGCAAAAAGTCGTTTTATCAATAATCAATCGGGAATGGGCAGCAGTGTCGAATTAAGCCGTACAGATAATATTACAATTCGTCGCTCACATTTTATTGACAACAATACAAATGAGTTTTTGGGTGCTAGTGGAGCCCTTTCCGTAGAAAGTTTTGAAAATGCCGAAATACAAAATAGCAATTTTATCAATAACGGTTCCAACCTTTCACAAGGTGGGGCCTTGTCTGTAAGAGCACTGGAAAACAGCCAAATCAGCATTAATAGAAGCGTTTTTGAAAACAACCATTCCGCCATTGGTGCTGCTATTTATACCTGGCCAAGCAGCCAACCTGTTTTTCCGGTTTTTAATATCAATAACAGCCGTTTTACCCGTAACCATTCCGAAGATTCGGGTGGTGCCCTGTATGTTTTTACAAACCAACTTGAAATTTCCAACAGCATCTTTGAAGCCAACAGGGGGTTTGGAGCATCAATCTGGACCGAATCTTATCCGCAAAGAACACAAAATATCAATATCAGCAACACCCGTTTTTTGGGTAATATCAGTACTGGTTCATACACATTTAGCGGCACCATATTTATCGGCGTAAAATCAAGCGGCTCACAGGTCAATCTTTCTCAAGTTGAAATGGATGCAAACCAAACAGAACAATGTGGCACACTTTGCATGAATATCAGTACCGGTGGCCTTCTTGATTTAACCGTGGAAGATAGCCATATAACCAATAATCAGGGCGGCTTGTCGGGCTTTTTCTTCATGAGCAATATTCTGGGAACCCCCACAGATGAAAGAGTGACAATACGTAATTCCGAATTTATCAATAATAGGGGACATGATTCAGGCGTGTTCGCAGTTCATGAAAAGATAAATCTCAATATCGAAGATTCAATATTTTTGCAGAATCATTCGGATACATACGGTAGCGTAATCCATTCCTGGCAAAGCAACAGTGTTTTTAATCTTAATCGTGTTACACTTTCCGATAACACACAAGCCGATGATGGCGCCATCTTCATCCTTGATAACGATTTGTCTCGTCTTCATACTTTTAATGCAGTGGAAGCCAATCACAATGTTTCATTGGTGAGCGGTGTTGGATTATTCAGTTTTTCAAACTTGTCGGCAAATATTACAAATTCTAACATTATAAACAATCAGGGCTTTATGGCCGGTGGGATCGATGCCACTAATGCCAATGTTAACATCATACAAACCAAACTGGATGACAACCAGGCCAGCCAAGGGTCGGGGGCGGTTAATGCTTACAACGCCAACATTACCCTGGACAAGGTAAGCATTAATAATCATACCAGTCAAAATAGTGCCTCCATCTCATTAAATGGTGGTAATCACCTCGTAAAAAAATCATCGATAACTAACAATAGCTCTTCCAGCCAAAATAGTTCGGGTGGTATTCATGTAACGAACGGGATACTGAATCTGCAAAATTCAACACTTTCTAATAATCAGGGGCCTCAAGGCGGGGCCCTTTTGTTGACAGCATCCAGCGCCACCATTGATCATGCCACTATTTTTAATAACACAAGTTCTCAGGGCGGAGCCGGGATTTTAAGCAACAACTCAAACGCTCTTGTTCGTAATTCGGTTATTGCCAACAATACGGGAGGCTCGTGTCTTGGCAATATCACGCAAGAACCTGATTTTAGCAGCGTCAATGATGATATGACCTGTACTAATTTTGCCTGGAATGACATGCCATTAAATCTCATTAATTTGTTGCCGTTAGCCCTTATGCCCAATGGAACAATGGCCCATATACCGGTGCCAACAAGCATCCTGATTGATAATGCCCAGGAGCTGTTAATTGAGGATCAGCTAGAATCCTTGCGTCCCCAGGATTTTCGTTGTGATCAAGACATAAACCCGGATATTGGCGCTATTGAGGTGCCTAGTAACTGTCCTGCTGCTCCCTAAGGATATTTACAAAAACCACCGCACCAGCTCTCAATTCGCATCTAATTTTCGCCATTTTTTTTGACTCTTTTAATTTCATTTTTCTCATTCTGATAAAAATATATTCATATTCTACAAAACCACTGGAAATAGTGGATAAAACCCTTGTGATCTTTGGATAAAAATTGGTCCAAGTTTTGCATTATTTCTAAGAGTGATCCTCAAGTCTAAAAAAACGATCTTCCTGATTTTAAGCTCTTTGGTCATTTTCTGGCAGCATCCAGCAACAGCCCAAACAAACACGGCTGTTGGCATTAAAAAAAGTGAAGAGTTTTATATTGAAGTACCCACGCATGACATTGAGGATATAAAAAATGACCGGGCCTTTAAAACGCTTGTACAGCAGTTTGGAAAACCAACAATTACCAAAATTTTACCCGATATAAAGAATGGCGAGGAATACAAAAACTATCTGGATAAACTCCGCCACAAATTTCCCATACGGGCCCAACGGATGACGCCTCAAGAATCGACTCCCCTTTCCAAGATTTACAACTACTATCACCTGACATTTTCAAAACCTATAGATACCGCCCAGGCCGATTATATTTTAAGCATCTTGAAGCATCTTTCAAAAATATCTTTTGTGGAACTGGTACCTCATGAAAATTTGGATCTCGCTATCAATCCCGGCCTGCCAGGCCAACCCCAAATTCCATCTCAGCCCATAACTCCCATCCCAGTGCCTGGCAGCCCTCAAACACCCAACGATCCATTTTTTTCAAGCCAGGGAACATGGAACCAACCCTACACCGACATGTGGGGATTAAATAAAATAAACATGCCTCTGGCATGGTCGTACTCGCGTGGGCATCCTGATTTAAAAATTGCCGTGATTGATGGCGGTATCGATTATAATCACCCCGATATCAGCAATTATATCTGGAAAAACAATATTGAAGAAAATGGAATAACGGGCGTAGACGATGACAACAACGGCTATATCGATGATGTTGTAGGATACGATTTTGAAAGCGAAGACAACGACCCCATGGATCACTATGGTCACGGTACCCACGTGGCCGGTACCATTATGGCTGCAAGCAACAACAGCATGGGGATATCGGGAATAATCTGGCAGGGCAAAATAATGCCACTTAAAGTCTGTAGCGATTCTTCTGGTTCCTGCAACTCTTCGGCCAAGATAGATGCCTTGCATTATGCCATTAATATGGGAGCCGATGTGGCTAACCTGAGTTTGGGTGGCTATAATTATTCGCAAACCGAAAAAGAAAATTTTTTATTCGCACGGGATGCAGGACTTGTGGTTGTAGCGGCCACGGGAAACGACAATAGCGATGCCTCCTATCATTTCCCCAGCGGATACCCCACTGTAATAGCGGTAGGAGCCATCACACCAACTTTTCAAATTGCCAATTTCTCCAATTATGGTTGGAAAACCGATATTCTGGCTCCCGGCTCTTCTATTCTGTCACTTAATGCCAATCAGTCGGTCTATGGATCAACTCATACAGATAAAATCATCCCCACACTTTTGGAACCTTCCAATTATCTTCTTATGTCGGGTACCAGCATGGCATCACCTCATGTGGCAGGTGTGGTGGGCTTGTTACTGGCCTCAAACAACAGGCTGGATGTCGATGAAGTTTTACAAAAAATAAAGCAGACAACATCCTCGCATACAGGAACGGAATCTCCCGAAGCCACAAGTGTTTACGGAATTTTAAATGCTGCAAAAGCGCTTGAAAATACCGATACCTGTGCAGCACAAATTCTATCTCCGTTTGGAGAAACCATCACTAGCGCTCCCATCACCATCACAGGTATTGCGAGAGGAAAAAGTTTTCATCATTACAAACTAGAATGGGGATCGGCACCTATTGGAAACTATCAAACCATTAAAAAATCCACGAATAAAATTTTTAATGGGGTGCTGGGAACAATCAATGTTTCTCAAAGTTCAAAAGTATATTTACGACTCTCGGTTTACAACAAACATAACGAAATCTGCGGCGAAAGTATTACCCAGGTTGTATTGAGCAATACAGCTCCTGCCATGAGTGTAGAAATACCCAACGGAAGCATTCACCATGTCGCAACCGGCCATTTTGATAACGATGATATTGCCGACTACCTGGTAAGTGCCCGTCACCATGATGATGCCGGCTATCCACAAGGTACTTTATCGGTCCACCTGGTTTTGGGATCTAGCTTAATAGCCGCCTCAACACCAGCAAATCTGGATACTATCACCAATAAAAAATGGACAATCCCCTATCTATACGAACAAAACAGTTACGGGCTACCCACACTCATGCATGACATGGATGGTGATGGACTAGATGACATTTTGATTGCCAATATAAATTACACCGGATCAACTTCGCTGTCGGGAGAAGTCTGCATTTATCTGGCATCAAGCCAATCAACATGGCCCGATACCCTGGATACTTCGGCTGCCAATTATTGCATCCACGAAAATTTCGCCAATGCGCATGTTGGTTTTTTTCTAAAAAGCCTTCCCGATCTGGATAACGATGACATTGGGGAGTTGGTATTGGGTTCGTGCTTGGCTCCGTCTCCCGGTTCCACGTCGGGTTATCAGGCACTCAACCTGCTTTATACGGGCACCCGCTCTCAATGGAGCCAAAATAATATTTTATCGCAAATGCCCATTTCCACGCTTTCCACTAGTGAATCAA contains:
- a CDS encoding MBL fold metallo-hydrolase; this encodes MNLTFLGATGTVTGSRYLISTGRKNILVDSGLFQGYKHLRLRNWDKPPFSPRDIHALLLTHAHIDHSGYIPVLVKNGFKGPIYSSIATRDLCKILLPDSGYLQEEEAHYINKRGYSKHKPALALYNREDAEKCLHFFKPVPVNKKISLGADMSFTLKPAGHILGASTITLSSKNKTIVFSGDLGRPHDPVTKPPLPIHKTDYLVIESTYGNRVHVKTDILNELGQLLNKTLSQGGTVIIPAFAVGRTQLILYYLALLKKHGLLQNVPIYLNSPMATNVTEIFCKHHREHRLTLEDCENMCRHVTLINNPEQSKAINFKTGPMIIISASGMATGGRVVHHIKAFAPNPKNLLLFTGFQAGGTRGALIVNGAKTVKIHGEVVDINAQVANLDSLSAHADSDDIISWLKNFKKPPIKTFITHGEPDAAEALRRRISDELGWEACVPQYGDKVKLV
- a CDS encoding ribose-phosphate diphosphokinase, whose protein sequence is MILSYPQNYPLSQNLSQLTGNNLVNWKIHTFPDGENLVTLPDNIPEKIYLVCDLSHPNSKILDLLFLSDALKLNGASHITLVAPYLPYMRQDTVFHKGELVTSKAFAKLISSYFDKLITIDAHLHRFKKLEEIYSIPCINLEAATLIGKWIKNNVKNPLIVGPDAESLQWVEKASKEAQAPFVVCEKNRLGDNEVKITISGLDAYKNLNPVLVDDIISSAHTLIEASRVLKNAGFKKVGAVATHALFSENAFQLCISEQITPLVTANTIAHSTNEVNVASLIPI
- a CDS encoding thymidine phosphorylase family protein — protein: MNNTNCLHIKRLGIDTYQDSVVYIRASSGVCRSEGFEAHTQVKLSAQGKSIVATLNVVHDHLFQEDEIGFSEAAFKRMGLPENTLVAISHAEQASSMAYVRGKVYGNKLSSPAMHAIVADIVGGKYTDIQLSSFITACATGNLDIDEITHLTRAMIDTGETVSWESPIVVDKHSVGGLPGNRITPIVVSLVTCHGLTMPKTSSRAITSPSGTADTMEVITPINLDTKKMKQVVHDTGGCFIWGGHVRFSPADDILIRVERVLDLDSEGQMIASVLSKKKAAGSTHVVIDMPLGPTAKVRDMQTARLLERFFIDVGLKIGLTVEVIITDGVEPVGYGIGPALEAHDILAVLQNHNNAPADLTEKSLVFAGKILEMAKVCLKGEGIEVCRNTLKSGKAFQKFIKICNEQGGFCPPAIAPIQHPVLATASGTLTAFNNRKLAMIAKLAGAPKAPLAGVKLHKKLGDIVEKNDVLYTLHSETPGELAYVLSYIQTNESVVTITP
- a CDS encoding HAMP domain-containing histidine kinase, translated to MKLSLHWKITLNMWIVAALCILLAQSLSTFIYYKNQEINIENELAGTTSTLIALGISNYHGLERFQELDAFVDEILKLEKVQKVIQVYTGRGKMMFSSRMMGNEKFKEAFHTPAKPSFKTNTIEGKNYKVLVTPYIAQSGKQYFLLAAMRLPSFKGIFISTLDESLMLFILLSVFVLFISRYLASRMIEPVKTIAHHLTLMDPASMKDWEPLIVPKAGDYLKDIVSGVNHLSRRVKTALYTVSRTNRYLAHELRNPLAIILGEAEMALMRDKMTDDEYKAVLKSSLEEIERMKNVIETVSRLSLKQRNSYKPSPCELVNWLKTNKPAWDKILGDELVTHFETDQAVVVLDQDLLYRLVDNLIRNIKVHGQSKASLTLNKTDSKVELVVEDDGLGMSDELLNELNTGQSTNSKIGIGLSLCLEIASICGFKLIFKNKTTGGLKTTIVLE
- a CDS encoding cyclic nucleotide-binding domain-containing protein translates to MEKMVKNGLKLTFRAGQILFYEGHEPNGAFFILSGKVLLKKAPRRKQKMMDAPVWLGFEHVIDGSLYCVTAEAIDKVEAIFIPRKVVLNHMGISEATFTSLVE
- a CDS encoding Crp/Fnr family transcriptional regulator, with protein sequence MKTNTLCQNCNTREKSIFCDLSHEHLKEMDSVKTTNTYKAHQAIFYEGNRPYGLYCVSSGKVKLYKMDADGNQKIVRIAGPGDILGYRCLLSDEPYTATAETIEEAKICFVDKTTFTDIIEADPKTTHNLLKTLSIELRQAEQESFNVVHKSVRERVAELLLIFNKRFGQKVKDGFLLDISLSRQELADCVGTTQESVIRTLSDFKKEELISESGKQIIITDVENLIDAANLPE